The genomic region GTGTGATCtgtgaaataaaatcaattaagtaACTTAAATAAATGAGCGTTGTATTAATACTGACTTATATTAACCAAACCTGAAAACCTCTGGACTGTAAACGACTGTAGAAATCATCGTCTTCTCCACCCCAGCCATAGAAAACATTGGAAAATCCATTTACTCTTTCAAATTGTTTTCTTGTCAATGCTATTGCTCCTCCAAACAGGCCAGTATAGGGTAGATTATATCGAAAAGTATTTACACTAGAGCTCATGTGCCTAGGCATTTTGGTGCATGCATAGATATTGTCAGGATTCTGCGGTATCAAGTCTATGTCTTggaaaataaaacaatgaaaatcATTGATCTTAGTGGCCTCGGCGTAGCCGACGTTAAAGAGCTTGGCGCGATTGAACTCGCGCATTGGACTCTGCTCGATCACGAATATCCGGTAATCCAGGTTCTGCGACTGCAGGAAAGGATGTATGTAATTCATGAATATGGCGAGTTGACTCTGCCGATTGCGGTAGGGTAGAATAATGGCCACGTTAAAGAGAGGATGGCAATTGAGAGGTTTCCACTGACCACCCGGTAGGATACCGAGTCGACGT from Solenopsis invicta isolate M01_SB chromosome 7, UNIL_Sinv_3.0, whole genome shotgun sequence harbors:
- the LOC105204470 gene encoding beta-1,4-N-acetylgalactosaminyltransferase bre-4 isoform X1, with product MKNLIGILKILFLNHARGLSYTVTITLLLCYCLHPARFASHYTFIKTENIYDEMEKSYPPRDNSCVISISGRRSSQLLYPEEHPREDPVAMARRLGILPGGQWKPLNCHPLFNVAIILPYRNRQSQLAIFMNYIHPFLQSQNLDYRIFVIEQSPMREFNRAKLFNVGYAEATKINDFHCFIFQDIDLIPQNPDNIYACTKMPRHMSSSVNTFRYNLPYTGLFGGAIALTRKQFERVNGFSNVFYGWGGEDDDFYSRLQSRGFQITRFGPNVAQYYMLTHKKEPPSTTRFVNLENGARRYDTDGLSNLEYRVLNHQLRPLYSWILADV
- the LOC105204470 gene encoding beta-1,4-galactosyltransferase 1 isoform X2 produces the protein MKNLIGILKILFLNHARGLSYTVTITLLLCYCLHPARFASHYTFIKTENIYDEMEKSYPPRDNSCVISISGRRSSQLLYPEEHPREDPVAMARRLGILPGGQWKPLNCHPLFNVAIILPYRNRQSQLAIFMNYIHPFLQSQNLDYRIFVIEQSPMREFNRAKLFNVGYAEATKINDFHCFIFQDIDLIPQNPDNIYACTKMPRHMSSSVNTFRYNLPYTGLFGGAIALTRKQFERVNGFSNVFYGWGGEDDDFYSRLQSRGFQV